The sequence CCCGAAGCCAAGATCCGCTACATCCACGCCGAGCGCTACGTCGCCGACGTGGTCAAGGCCTACCAGCACAAGGCCTTCGACGAGTTCAAGCGCTACTACCACTCGCTCGACCTGCTGCTGATCGACGACATCCAGTTCTTCTCGGGCAAGAACCGCACCCAGGAAGAATTCTTCTACGCCTTCAACGCGCTGATCGAGGGCCATCGCCAGGTCATCATCACCTCGGACCGCTACCCGAAGGAAATCGAGGGCATCGAGGACCGGCTGATCTCGCGCTTCGGCTGGGGCCTGACCGTCGCGATCGAGCCGCCCGAACTCGAGATGCGCGTCGCCATCCTGCACAAGAAGGCCGAATCCGAGGGCTTCAAGCTCGACAACACGGTCGCCTTCTTCGTCGCCAAGCACATCCGCTCCAACGTGCGCGAGCTCGAAGGCGCCCTCAAGCGCGTACTGGCCTATTCGCGCTTCACCGGCGAACAGATCACGCTCGAACTGACCAAGGAAGCGCTGAAGGACATCCTGGCCGCCGGCAACAAACTGATCACGGTCGAGAACATCCAGAAGACCGTGGCCGACTTCTACAAGATCAAGATCGCCGACATGCACTCGAAGAAGCGCACGCGCGACATCGCCCGGCCGCGCCAGATCGCCATGGCATTGGCCAAGGACCTGACCCAGATGAGCCTGCCGGCCATCGGCGAGGCGTTCGGCGGGCGCGACCACACCACCGTGCTGCACGCCTGCAAGACCATCGCATCGCTGCGGCAGAGCGACAGCAACATGAACCACGACTACAACGTGCTGGCCCAGATCCTGCGCAACTGAGGCCTGTATAAGACTGCAGAAAATGTGGATAAGCACTGCGTTGGCCCACAGCCGGAAATTTCGACACAATCGGCCCACAACCCCAATGCAGACCTGTCCACAGCGGAAAAACCCGGCAAGGCCCTGATGCGAAACAGGAAATCGGGTTCTCCACAGAAATCGCGACCCTTTATTTATCTATCTTCAGGAACTACTCAACTATGTTGCTGATACAAGCAGAACGCGATTCGCTCCTCAAACCGCTCGCCACCGTGACCGGCATCGTCGAACGACGCCACACGCTGCCGATCCTGTCCAACGTGCTGATCGCCAAGCACGACGGTCTGCTGACCTTCCTCGCCACCGACCTGGAGATCCAGATCACCACAGAGCAGAACCACGGTGAAGGCGGCGATTTCCAGCTGACGGTCTCGGCCAAGAAATTCCAGGACATCCTGCGCGCCATCCCCGACGGCGCCACCGTCACGCTCGACCAGGACGACAGCCGCCTGACGGTGAAGGCCGGCAAGAGCCGCTTCAACCTGCAGACCCTGCCGGCACAGGACTTCCCGCGCCTGGCCATCGACAACAACGTCAAGAGCGTGATCCGCCTGCCGCAGAGCCAGCTGAAAGCGCTGATCGCACGCGTGCAGTACGCGATGGCGCATCAGGACATCCGCTACTACCTCAACGGCCTGTTCATGGTCACCGAGGGCAAGTCGCTCAAGCTGGTGGCCACCGACGGCCATCGCCTGGCCTTCGTCGAAAGCGAACTCGAGAACGAAGTCGAGCGCAACGAGGTGATCCTGCCGCGCAAGACCATCGTCGAGCTGTACAAGCTCCTGGCCGACATCGACGACGAAGTCAGCATCGAGATCGCGCAGAACCAGGTGAAGTTCGCCTTCGGCAACATCGTGATCCACTCCAAGGTGGTCGACGGCAAGTTCCCCGACTACAACCGCGTGGTTCCGGTCGGCAACGAGAAACTGGTCCCGCTCGATCGCGCCCAGCTGCTCGCTTCGCTGCAGCGCGCCGCCATCCTGTCGAACGAGAAATTCCGCGGCGTACGGCTGGTGCTCAGCGACGGCACGCTGAAGATCATCTGCAACAACAGCGAGCAGGAAGAAGCCACCGAAGAACTCGAGATCGCCTACCAGGGCGACCCGCTCGACATCGGTTTCAACATCGGCTACCTGCTCGACGTACTGACCAATCTGGACAAGACCGCACTGGTGTTCGCCTTCGGCGACCACGCCACCAGCTCGACGCTGGTGACCGTGCCGGACGAGCCGAACTTCAAGTACGTCGTGATGCCGATGCGCATTTAAAGCTGGGCAAGACAAAGCCGGGCCGGCCATAATGGCCGGCTTGGGCTTTTTGGCGGCACAAGTCTAGGTGGATGGGAAGATGAGCGATCAGGAATACGGCGCAGACAGTATCAAGGTGTTGAAGGGCCTCGAGGCCGTCCGCAAGCGTCCCGGCATGTACATCGGCGACACGCAGGACGGCACCGGTCTGCACCACATGGTGTTCGAAGTGCTCGACAACGCCATCGACGAAGCGCTCGCCGGTCACTGCAACGACATCAAGGTCATCATCCATCCCGACAACTCGATCTCGATCGAGGACAACGGCCGCGGCATCCCGACCGCGATCAAGGAAGACGACGAGTTCAAGCGCTCGGCCGCCGAGATCGTCATGACCGAACTGCACGCCGGCGGCAAGTTCGACCAGAACAGCTACAAGGTGTCGGGCGGCCTGCATGGCGTCGGCGTCTCGGTGGTCAATGCGCTGTCCGACTGGCTGCGCCTGACCATCCGCCGCGACGGCAAGGTCCACCAGATGGAATTCCGCCAGGGCGTGGCGGTGAAGCCGCTCGAAGTGACCGGCAATACCGAGCACCGCGGCACCGAAGTCCATTTCCTGGCCTCGACCGAGACCTTCGGCCTGATCGAGTTCCACTACGAGATCCTGGCCAAGCGCATCCGCGAACTGAGCTTCCTCAACAACGGCGTCGGCATCGTGCTGATCGACCGCCGTACCGGCAAGGAAGAGAACTTCGCCTATTCCGGCGGCGTGCGCGGTTTCGTCGAATACATGAACCGCAACAAGACCGTGCTGCACCCGCACGCTTTCTACTCGATCGGCGAAAAGGACGGCATGACCGTCGAATGCGCCATGCAGTGGAACGACAGCTACCAGGAAACGGTGCAGTGCTTCACCAACAACATCCCGCAGCGTGACGGCGGCAGCCACCTGACCGCGCTGCGCCAGGTGATGACGCGCACGCTGAACCAGTACATCGAGCAGAGCGAACTGGCCAAGAAGGCCAAGGTCGAGACTGGCGGCGACGACATGCGCGAAGGCCTGACCTGCGTGCTGAGCGTGAAGCTGCCCGATCCGAAGTTCAGCAGCCAGACCAAGGACAAGCTGGTCTCCAGCGAGATCGGCCCGGTGGTCAACGAAGTGCTGGCCGAAGCGCTCAACAGCTTCCTGCTCGAGAACCCGGTCGACGCCAAGATCATCTGCGG is a genomic window of Chitinimonas koreensis containing:
- the dnaN gene encoding DNA polymerase III subunit beta, with amino-acid sequence MLLIQAERDSLLKPLATVTGIVERRHTLPILSNVLIAKHDGLLTFLATDLEIQITTEQNHGEGGDFQLTVSAKKFQDILRAIPDGATVTLDQDDSRLTVKAGKSRFNLQTLPAQDFPRLAIDNNVKSVIRLPQSQLKALIARVQYAMAHQDIRYYLNGLFMVTEGKSLKLVATDGHRLAFVESELENEVERNEVILPRKTIVELYKLLADIDDEVSIEIAQNQVKFAFGNIVIHSKVVDGKFPDYNRVVPVGNEKLVPLDRAQLLASLQRAAILSNEKFRGVRLVLSDGTLKIICNNSEQEEATEELEIAYQGDPLDIGFNIGYLLDVLTNLDKTALVFAFGDHATSSTLVTVPDEPNFKYVVMPMRI